In one Massilia endophytica genomic region, the following are encoded:
- a CDS encoding EDSAP-1 family PEP-CTERM protein encodes MNLIKKSLMVTAAAAAMGLAAMGSARADTFASAILDINNFRLLHSSGVAFSTADFSTLQGTNDAHATAGLNGVFSNGASSLGILSGTTPDVAHQCVGACFPLAENNFTPFASPPPSPGNFGYADQRLTGSSISIGGGPVGAHAQTRADAATLMNMQDASGNSDVGTSTTFQFALGASDTMTIAFDATPFTQAWVSAGAGQTSNANARLSWSINIVDLSTGLSVFSFAPDELNGLSVVSRTDAAPGTTEYNAALTMFSFSEVTPLLSAGTTYQITIQHNTLANALQQEVPEPGTLAIVAAGLLSMSLVSRRRKT; translated from the coding sequence ATGAACCTCATCAAGAAAAGCCTGATGGTCACGGCGGCTGCCGCCGCCATGGGGCTGGCGGCCATGGGCAGCGCCCGGGCTGACACTTTCGCCTCCGCCATTCTGGACATCAACAACTTCCGCCTCCTGCATTCCAGCGGCGTTGCCTTCAGCACTGCGGACTTTTCCACCCTGCAAGGCACCAACGATGCCCATGCCACGGCCGGGTTGAACGGCGTGTTCTCGAACGGCGCCTCGTCGCTGGGCATCCTGAGCGGCACCACCCCCGATGTGGCCCACCAATGCGTCGGCGCCTGCTTCCCGCTGGCCGAGAATAACTTCACCCCCTTCGCCAGCCCGCCCCCGTCCCCGGGCAACTTCGGCTATGCCGACCAGCGCCTGACCGGCTCCTCGATCTCGATCGGCGGCGGCCCAGTTGGCGCCCACGCCCAAACCCGCGCCGATGCCGCGACGCTGATGAACATGCAGGATGCCTCGGGCAACTCGGACGTGGGCACCTCGACCACTTTCCAGTTCGCGCTGGGTGCCTCGGACACCATGACGATCGCCTTCGATGCCACGCCCTTTACCCAGGCCTGGGTGTCGGCCGGCGCCGGCCAGACCTCGAACGCGAATGCCCGCCTGTCCTGGAGCATCAACATCGTGGACCTGAGCACCGGCCTGTCCGTCTTCAGCTTTGCACCGGACGAGCTGAATGGCTTGAGCGTGGTCAGCCGTACTGACGCTGCGCCCGGCACCACCGAGTACAACGCCGCCCTGACCATGTTCTCCTTCTCGGAAGTGACGCCGCTGCTGTCGGCCGGCACCACCTACCAGATCACGATCCAGCACAACACGCTGGCCAATGCCCTGCAGCAGGAAGTGCCTGAACCGGGCACCCTGGCCATCGTGGCAGCCGGCCTGCTGAGCATGTCGCTGGTCAGCCGCCGCCGTAAAACCTGA
- a CDS encoding XrtA system polysaccharide chain length determinant, with the protein MEDIVKQVLSSLKGIWQYRWYAVVVMWLVATLGWIKVLLLPDDYQTTARVFVDTQSILKPLLSGMTSVPNIEQQVAIMSRTLLSRPNLERVMRMVDMDVAATTPREHEQAVDELMQKIRIGGTANYDIYTISYSHNNPTMVRDVVQALLTIFVEGSFKGKRGDSEKAVQFIDEQIKTYEEKLLQAENTVKEFKLKNNFLLPRQGIDYGSQVLISSDALNNARLELRELEQARAAINAQISGDEPILGGEAGPAAIDNPELDGRISALNKNLDALLLQYTEQHPDIISTRRLIAILEERKVQEAKTRAANPDPGRNYSPMLQQLKVALAEADAKVAAARARVAELGDRHARLLAQSQAVPEIESQLAQLNRDYEINKENYEKLISKREAAKLSGDLSSTTEMMSFKIIDPPTVPLRPIGPNRPLLFSLVLAVAMGAGAATALLISQVRPTYRSPAELREATGLRVLGGVSMNWTASEKVKRLRGQVGFSAGVAGLLMSYGGVMAFTMLR; encoded by the coding sequence ATGGAAGACATCGTCAAGCAGGTACTCTCCAGCCTGAAAGGCATCTGGCAGTACCGTTGGTATGCGGTGGTGGTGATGTGGCTGGTGGCCACCCTGGGCTGGATCAAGGTGCTGCTGCTGCCGGACGACTACCAGACCACCGCCCGCGTCTTTGTGGACACGCAGAGCATCCTCAAGCCTCTGCTGTCGGGCATGACCTCCGTGCCCAATATCGAGCAGCAGGTGGCCATCATGAGCCGCACCCTGCTGAGCCGCCCGAACCTGGAGCGCGTAATGCGCATGGTGGACATGGACGTGGCCGCCACGACGCCGCGCGAGCACGAGCAGGCGGTCGACGAGCTGATGCAGAAGATCCGCATCGGCGGCACGGCCAATTACGACATCTACACCATCAGCTACAGCCACAACAACCCCACCATGGTGCGCGACGTGGTGCAGGCCCTGCTCACCATCTTCGTGGAGGGCAGCTTCAAGGGCAAGCGCGGCGATTCCGAGAAGGCCGTGCAGTTCATCGACGAGCAGATCAAGACCTACGAGGAAAAGCTGCTGCAGGCCGAGAACACGGTGAAGGAGTTCAAGCTCAAGAACAATTTCCTGCTCCCGCGCCAGGGCATCGACTACGGCTCCCAGGTGCTCATTTCGAGCGACGCCCTGAACAACGCCCGGCTGGAGCTGCGCGAACTGGAGCAGGCGCGCGCGGCCATCAACGCCCAGATCAGCGGCGACGAGCCGATCCTGGGCGGGGAGGCGGGCCCGGCCGCCATCGACAACCCCGAGCTCGACGGCCGCATCTCGGCCCTGAACAAGAACCTGGACGCCCTGCTGCTGCAGTACACCGAGCAGCACCCCGACATCATCTCTACCCGGCGCCTGATCGCCATCCTGGAGGAGCGCAAGGTGCAGGAGGCCAAGACCAGGGCCGCCAACCCCGACCCGGGCAGGAATTACAGCCCCATGCTGCAGCAGCTCAAGGTGGCGCTGGCCGAGGCGGACGCCAAGGTGGCCGCCGCCCGCGCCCGCGTGGCCGAGCTGGGCGACCGCCACGCCCGCCTGCTGGCCCAGAGCCAGGCCGTGCCGGAGATCGAATCCCAGCTGGCGCAACTCAACCGCGACTACGAGATCAACAAGGAAAACTACGAAAAGCTGATCAGCAAGCGCGAGGCGGCCAAACTCTCGGGTGACCTCTCTTCCACCACGGAAATGATGAGTTTCAAGATCATCGATCCGCCTACGGTCCCACTGCGCCCCATCGGTCCCAACCGGCCCCTGCTGTTCAGCCTGGTTCTGGCTGTCGCCATGGGCGCGGGCGCCGCCACGGCATTGCTCATCAGCCAGGTCCGGCCCACCTACCGCAGCCCGGCCGAACTGCGTGAAGCGACCGGGCTGCGCGTGCTGGGCGGGGTGTCCATGAACTGGACGGCATCGGAGAAAGTGAAGCGCCTGCGCGGGCAGGTCGGTTTCAGCGCGGGCGTTGCGGGGCTGCTGATGTCCTATGGCGGCGTGATGGCCTTTACCATGTTGCGGTGA
- a CDS encoding SEL1-like repeat protein, whose translation MELFNKSGVLLASVLVMVGALIACQAKEDAVPPAPVIEAVAQKLNENGGVAAERRLREWADQGSVVAKRELGMLYQSKNTRPDEALRLFEEAAKGGDSESAFRLAEMHRASQGVQGAQHRQAKAELMLASLRENRAAERLK comes from the coding sequence ATGGAATTATTTAACAAGTCCGGCGTTTTGCTTGCGTCGGTACTCGTGATGGTGGGCGCCTTGATAGCCTGCCAAGCCAAGGAAGATGCCGTGCCCCCGGCGCCGGTGATCGAAGCAGTGGCCCAGAAACTCAATGAAAACGGCGGTGTCGCCGCCGAACGCCGCCTCCGCGAATGGGCCGACCAGGGCTCCGTGGTTGCCAAGCGTGAACTGGGCATGCTCTACCAGAGCAAGAATACCCGCCCCGACGAAGCCTTGCGCCTCTTCGAGGAAGCCGCCAAGGGCGGCGATTCCGAATCCGCTTTCCGGCTGGCCGAAATGCATCGCGCTTCGCAGGGCGTACAGGGAGCCCAGCACCGGCAGGCCAAGGCCGAGCTGATGCTTGCCTCGCTGCGCGAGAACCGCGCAGCCGAACGCCTCAAGTAA
- a CDS encoding LysR family transcriptional regulator has protein sequence MDRLRALEVFVEVVRKDGFARAAEALGTSPANVTRYIGDLEAHLNTRLLNRSSRKMSLTPSGEALFERARSILEEVQETEALVSSAAVQPRGLLRINAPLSFGILHLAPLWPQFAARYPDVKLEVSLVDRVVDIVEEGFDMAVRIARSSPPGNVARTLATSRNVVCASPDYVARHGMPLEPGELQQHRCIVYANNSTSDEWPFIGRAGKPLLVKVPSAMQTNNGDTARAAALGGMGIICQPTFLVGQDLAAGRLVQVLPGWQTPSIDVQAVYPSRRHLNAKVRVMIDFLAEAFSGVPPWER, from the coding sequence ATGGACCGCCTGCGTGCCCTGGAGGTCTTTGTGGAGGTGGTGCGCAAGGATGGTTTTGCGCGCGCCGCCGAAGCGCTCGGCACCTCTCCCGCCAACGTCACCCGCTACATCGGCGACCTGGAAGCCCATCTCAATACCCGCCTCCTGAACCGCAGTTCGCGCAAGATGTCGCTCACACCCAGCGGCGAAGCGCTGTTCGAGCGCGCCCGCAGCATCCTCGAGGAAGTGCAGGAGACCGAGGCCCTCGTGTCCTCCGCTGCCGTGCAGCCGCGCGGCCTGCTGCGCATCAACGCTCCGCTCAGTTTCGGCATCCTGCATCTGGCGCCGCTGTGGCCGCAGTTCGCCGCCCGCTATCCCGATGTGAAGCTGGAAGTTTCCCTCGTCGACCGTGTGGTGGACATCGTGGAGGAAGGCTTCGACATGGCGGTCCGTATCGCCCGCAGCAGCCCTCCGGGCAATGTGGCGCGCACACTGGCCACTTCGCGCAACGTGGTGTGCGCCTCGCCGGACTACGTGGCGCGCCATGGCATGCCGCTGGAACCGGGCGAGCTGCAGCAGCACCGCTGCATCGTATATGCCAACAACAGCACTTCCGACGAATGGCCCTTTATCGGCCGTGCGGGCAAGCCTTTGCTGGTCAAGGTGCCCTCCGCCATGCAGACCAATAACGGCGACACGGCGCGCGCGGCGGCGCTGGGCGGCATGGGCATCATCTGCCAGCCCACTTTCCTCGTGGGCCAGGACCTCGCAGCGGGCCGCCTGGTGCAGGTGCTGCCCGGCTGGCAGACGCCGTCCATCGACGTGCAGGCCGTATATCCAAGCCGCCGCCACCTGAACGCGAAGGTGCGAGTGATGATCGACTTTCTGGCCGAAGCGTTCAGCGGCGTACCGCCCTGGGAGCGCTGA
- a CDS encoding phytanoyl-CoA dioxygenase family protein: MEQWPVLERFWARVLDPGFDAALANWNEETGALNGMGIATESALQFLYGRKPDLDAYRQWLQEHRRDSRRSRFAPADVLSADELAFWDANGYLLLKRAVPAQLCADVRDAMWTLLGASADDSASWYRPHECRRGAMLNLFDHPALEAVRGSEYIYQACRQLYGSSAIHGTVDKTGFTPPEKDDFHFMGSPLHWDTSLALPIPFRLQGMLYLTDCAAHEGAFHCVPGFHHRIGAWLASLPPDADPRELAPRLLEAQAVAGEAGDFLIWRSELPHCGTPNHGRAPRMVQYLTYLPDAADERAEWR, from the coding sequence GTGGAGCAATGGCCGGTACTGGAACGCTTCTGGGCCAGGGTGCTGGACCCCGGCTTCGATGCGGCGCTCGCGAACTGGAACGAGGAGACCGGGGCGCTGAACGGCATGGGCATCGCGACGGAATCCGCGCTGCAATTCCTCTACGGCCGGAAACCGGACCTGGACGCTTACCGGCAATGGCTGCAGGAGCACCGCAGGGACAGCCGCCGGTCCCGTTTCGCGCCCGCCGACGTGCTGTCCGCGGACGAACTGGCCTTCTGGGACGCCAATGGCTATCTCCTGCTGAAGCGGGCTGTGCCCGCCCAGCTGTGTGCCGACGTGCGGGACGCCATGTGGACGCTTCTCGGGGCGAGTGCGGACGATTCCGCCTCCTGGTACAGGCCGCACGAATGCAGGCGCGGAGCAATGCTGAATCTCTTCGACCATCCCGCCCTCGAAGCGGTGCGCGGCTCGGAGTACATCTACCAGGCTTGCCGCCAACTGTATGGCAGCAGCGCCATCCACGGGACCGTGGACAAGACGGGTTTCACGCCTCCCGAGAAGGATGACTTCCACTTCATGGGCAGCCCCCTGCATTGGGACACGAGCCTGGCCCTGCCCATCCCCTTCCGCCTGCAAGGCATGCTGTACCTGACCGACTGCGCTGCGCATGAAGGGGCCTTCCATTGCGTGCCCGGTTTCCACCACCGCATCGGCGCCTGGCTTGCCTCCCTCCCGCCGGACGCCGACCCGCGCGAGCTCGCGCCCCGCCTTCTGGAGGCGCAAGCCGTTGCAGGCGAAGCGGGCGACTTCCTGATCTGGCGTTCCGAGCTGCCCCATTGCGGCACCCCCAACCATGGCCGCGCCCCGCGCATGGTGCAGTACCTCACTTATCTGCCCGATGCGGCCGATGAGCGGGCGGAGTGGCGCTAG
- a CDS encoding FAD-binding oxidoreductase — MAAAEALRAWRSLLGDERVLDDAATLHRYAASTSSCSTRPLAVLRPRSTPEVQELVRIAAAHGTPLYPISTGRNWGYGDACAPSDGQVIVDLGGMNRILEASAELAYVVIEPGVTQGQLSAYLREHGLPMWMDSTGAGPDTSLMGNILERGFGHSPYGNRFANVAGMRIVLASGEVLDTGFGHFPGAVNQRVFPYGIGPYLDGLFTQSSFGIVTSLGLWLMPKTEALNHFLCGVAEHEDIAPVVDALRPLRMDGTLRSILHIGNDMRVISGGAVYPRDKAGGALPLPQALRREMRAAAGIGAWTVSGALYGSKAQVAAARAALRKALRPTRASLRFLDEGKLDLAGRVGKLLGNTTAGRKLRANVQLGRSLFEMNRGVPNGRFLAGAYWRRRAGLPPDFPEHANPAQDNCGMLWVSPILPMRGDDLLRLHRLAEPIFHKHGFDLFVTFSMINERALGGVLTVAYDKEDAEEVERARACYSELFEAIMQAGYIPYRVGLQSMARLDRGGDSYWQTVARLKAALDPQGLIAPGRYDGRGIKA, encoded by the coding sequence ATGGCGGCCGCCGAAGCCCTGCGGGCCTGGCGCAGCCTGCTGGGCGACGAACGCGTGCTGGACGACGCTGCCACCCTGCACCGCTACGCCGCCAGCACCTCCTCGTGCAGCACGCGGCCCCTGGCCGTGCTGCGGCCGCGCAGCACGCCGGAAGTGCAGGAACTGGTGCGCATCGCCGCCGCCCACGGCACGCCCCTGTACCCCATCAGCACGGGGCGTAACTGGGGCTACGGCGACGCCTGCGCGCCGAGCGACGGCCAGGTTATCGTGGACCTGGGCGGCATGAACCGCATCCTGGAGGCAAGCGCCGAGCTGGCCTACGTCGTCATCGAACCCGGCGTAACCCAGGGCCAGCTTTCCGCCTACCTGCGCGAGCACGGCCTGCCCATGTGGATGGACAGCACCGGGGCCGGGCCGGACACCAGCCTGATGGGCAATATCCTGGAACGGGGCTTCGGCCACTCGCCCTACGGCAACCGCTTCGCCAACGTGGCGGGCATGCGCATCGTACTGGCCAGCGGCGAAGTGCTGGATACGGGCTTCGGCCATTTCCCCGGCGCCGTCAACCAGCGCGTTTTTCCCTATGGCATCGGGCCTTACCTTGATGGCCTCTTCACGCAATCGAGCTTCGGCATCGTGACCTCGCTCGGCCTGTGGCTGATGCCGAAAACCGAAGCGCTCAACCATTTCCTCTGCGGCGTAGCGGAACACGAGGACATTGCGCCCGTCGTCGACGCCCTGCGTCCCCTGCGCATGGATGGCACCTTGCGCAGCATCCTCCATATCGGCAACGACATGCGCGTGATCTCGGGCGGCGCCGTGTACCCGCGCGACAAGGCAGGCGGCGCGCTGCCCCTGCCGCAGGCCTTGCGGCGCGAGATGCGGGCGGCCGCGGGCATCGGCGCCTGGACCGTGTCCGGCGCGCTGTACGGCAGCAAGGCCCAGGTGGCGGCCGCCCGCGCGGCCCTGCGCAAGGCCTTGCGGCCCACCCGCGCCAGCCTGCGCTTCCTCGACGAAGGCAAGCTCGACCTGGCCGGCCGCGTCGGCAAGTTGCTCGGGAACACTACAGCCGGGCGCAAGCTGCGCGCCAATGTGCAGCTGGGACGTTCCCTGTTCGAGATGAACCGGGGCGTACCCAACGGCCGCTTCCTCGCAGGCGCCTACTGGCGCCGCCGCGCAGGCCTGCCGCCGGACTTTCCCGAGCATGCCAATCCGGCCCAGGACAACTGCGGCATGCTCTGGGTCTCGCCCATCCTTCCCATGCGGGGCGACGACCTGCTGCGCCTGCACCGGCTGGCCGAGCCCATCTTCCACAAGCACGGTTTCGATCTCTTCGTGACCTTCAGCATGATCAATGAACGCGCCTTGGGCGGCGTGCTCACCGTGGCCTACGATAAGGAGGATGCGGAGGAGGTGGAGCGCGCCCGCGCCTGTTACAGCGAACTCTTCGAAGCCATCATGCAGGCGGGCTACATTCCCTACCGCGTGGGCCTGCAGTCGATGGCCAGGCTGGACAGGGGAGGGGACAGCTACTGGCAAACGGTCGCCCGGCTCAAGGCGGCACTGGACCCGCAGGGCCTCATCGCCCCCGGCCGCTACGACGGCCGGGGAATCAAGGCTTAG
- a CDS encoding EDSAP-1 family PEP-CTERM protein, whose translation MHPIKKCLMVAAAAALGLAVVGSARADTFASAILDINNFRLLHSNGTAFSTSNFAALQGTNDAHATAALNGVFSNGSSSLGILAGAPDVARQCVGTPCFPLPSNNFTPFASPPPAPGNFGYADQRLQGSSISINGAPAGAHAQTRADAATQMNMQDASGNSDVGTSTTFRFALGASDTMTVAFNATPYTQAWVSAGAGQSSNANARLSWSINIVNLSTGLSVFSFAPAELNGLSVVSRTDAAPGTTSYNAALTTFSFSQVTPLLTAGTTYQITIQHNTLANARQQEVPEPGTLAIVAAGLLGMRLASRRSLICHKALAG comes from the coding sequence ATGCACCCGATCAAAAAATGCCTGATGGTCGCGGCGGCCGCCGCCCTGGGGCTGGCCGTCGTGGGCAGCGCCCGGGCCGACACCTTTGCCTCCGCCATTCTGGACATCAACAACTTCCGCCTCCTGCATTCGAACGGCACGGCCTTCAGCACCAGCAACTTCGCGGCCCTGCAGGGCACGAACGACGCCCATGCCACCGCCGCCCTGAACGGCGTGTTCTCGAACGGCTCCTCCTCGCTGGGTATTCTGGCCGGAGCACCGGACGTCGCCCGCCAGTGTGTGGGCACCCCCTGCTTCCCGCTGCCCAGCAACAACTTCACGCCCTTTGCGAGCCCGCCTCCGGCTCCGGGCAACTTCGGCTATGCCGACCAGCGCCTGCAAGGCTCGTCGATCTCCATCAACGGCGCCCCCGCCGGGGCCCACGCCCAGACCCGGGCGGACGCGGCGACCCAGATGAACATGCAGGACGCGTCCGGCAACTCGGACGTGGGCACGTCGACCACCTTCCGTTTTGCGCTGGGCGCGTCGGACACCATGACGGTCGCCTTCAACGCCACGCCCTATACCCAGGCCTGGGTGTCGGCTGGCGCGGGCCAGAGCTCGAACGCCAATGCCCGCCTGTCCTGGAGCATCAACATTGTGAACCTGAGCACCGGACTGTCCGTCTTCAGCTTCGCCCCGGCCGAACTGAACGGCTTGAGCGTGGTCAGCCGTACCGACGCTGCGCCCGGCACCACCTCGTACAACGCGGCCCTGACCACCTTCTCCTTCTCGCAGGTGACGCCGTTGCTGACTGCCGGCACCACTTACCAGATCACCATCCAGCACAACACCCTGGCCAATGCCCGGCAACAGGAAGTGCCTGAACCGGGCACCCTGGCGATTGTGGCGGCAGGTTTGCTGGGCATGCGGCTGGCGAGCCGCCGCTCTTTGATCTGCCACAAGGCCCTTGCGGGTTAG
- a CDS encoding N-acyl amino acid synthase FeeM domain-containing protein, whose product MQPFDDAIISFEAAGALRDLVIREAPETDSHTHPIDTQVFHIRMASNEGRREAASLLLRKMYGWRGYDVEADTSHVMNRITLYAETAGVTVGTMSLCLDDPQLGLPADENYRDKLDELRAQGRRLCEPSRLAIDKDVTKRVFAALIHISYIYAHNIHGYTDYVIEVNPRHVAFYKRMLGFQDFGGQRQCTRVGAPAVLLRLDLNHMGEQIRKYGGQMESQGNERSFYPYFFPLRDEPGITTRLIQGRD is encoded by the coding sequence GTGCAGCCATTCGACGACGCCATCATTTCCTTTGAAGCAGCCGGAGCTCTGCGGGACCTGGTTATTCGTGAAGCACCTGAAACCGACTCCCATACCCACCCGATCGATACGCAGGTCTTCCATATACGGATGGCCAGCAACGAAGGCAGGCGCGAAGCCGCCAGCCTGCTCCTGAGGAAAATGTACGGATGGCGTGGCTACGATGTCGAAGCCGATACGAGCCACGTCATGAACCGCATTACGCTGTATGCGGAAACCGCCGGAGTCACCGTCGGGACCATGTCGCTCTGCCTGGACGACCCGCAGCTGGGCCTGCCGGCGGACGAGAACTACCGGGACAAGCTGGACGAACTGCGGGCCCAGGGCCGCCGCCTGTGCGAACCGTCCCGGCTGGCGATCGACAAGGACGTCACCAAGCGCGTGTTCGCTGCCCTCATCCACATTTCCTACATCTACGCCCACAACATCCACGGCTATACCGACTACGTCATCGAGGTCAATCCGCGCCACGTCGCCTTCTACAAGCGCATGCTGGGCTTCCAGGACTTCGGCGGCCAGCGCCAGTGCACCCGGGTCGGCGCCCCGGCCGTGCTGCTGCGCCTGGACCTGAACCATATGGGCGAGCAGATCCGCAAATACGGAGGCCAGATGGAGAGCCAGGGCAACGAACGTTCCTTCTATCCCTATTTCTTTCCCTTGAGGGACGAGCCCGGCATCACCACCCGCCTGATCCAGGGAAGGGACTGA
- the prsT gene encoding XrtA/PEP-CTERM system TPR-repeat protein PrsT gives MSYRTVLGTLPLLLLLAACHREAPADDLLADARRYRAQGDHRAAIIQLKNVLQQRPKDAATRRMLGEVYLDAGDALSAEKELRRARELGVPREELMGALGKALLMQGQFQRVLDEVAVEQRSAASLALRANALMGLKRFDEAARLFGEALRLDAGNAEARLGMARVAMVQEQPDAALQRVEEAIARNPKDADSLRLKGDLLRAQGQMDAARASYESILQQNPNNVQAHIDIANLLTQAGKFDEAKERIGLARSIQGSSLLVYYAQALLDFRQGRLKQAQEQLALVLKAAPEHLPSVLLAGAVDLALGSLTTAETHLRKFIEGNPGHLYAGKLLASALLRSNRLQEADHQVQALLKTAPEDVELLAVAGEIAMRKREFKQAADYFQQASSLKPEAQDLRLAHGISRLGLGETPRAIAELEHAIGVNGSASRAGVLLVLTQMRNKEFKKALESVDAMIAHGDNPLLQNLRGGVLLASGDVVAARAGFTRALELDPLHLPALDNLAQLDMLEKEPEAARQRYEAALARDKGNVQIMTALARIATAEGKGPAAAQWLERATKAQPENVPAAVLLGNYYLRTGEKQKALVLAQKLHATNPGNAEALALLAQAESDNGKTEAALESYGKLAAMQPASALPGLRMASLHLIQSRQPEAIEDLRKALRAEPGNDDATILLSKVLIDQGALNEAAALALAVQKRPGGAALGAKLEGDVLMAQQKPAEAAARYKQGLSLAPSGPMAIALHQAQQASGNTSEASKGLQHWLAEHPADLPTRTYYASALLTAGAVKEASEQYAEIVKRDPGNVIALNDLAWCYAQLKDERALDHAQRAHKLAPANPAVADTLAAVLLERGDAAGAVPLLKKALLRAPAAGDIRLRLAQALAKTGDRKAAREQCQQLLALPGYKRQDEVRALMARL, from the coding sequence ATGTCCTACCGCACCGTCCTTGGCACCCTGCCCCTCCTGCTGCTGCTCGCCGCCTGCCATCGCGAAGCCCCTGCCGACGACCTGCTGGCCGATGCGCGCCGCTACCGCGCCCAGGGCGACCACCGCGCCGCCATCATCCAGCTCAAGAACGTTCTGCAGCAGCGTCCCAAGGATGCGGCAACGCGGCGCATGCTGGGCGAGGTCTATCTGGATGCGGGCGATGCGCTGTCCGCCGAAAAGGAACTGCGCCGTGCACGCGAACTCGGCGTGCCGCGCGAGGAGCTGATGGGCGCGCTGGGCAAGGCGCTGCTGATGCAGGGCCAGTTCCAGCGCGTGCTCGATGAAGTGGCGGTGGAACAGCGCAGCGCCGCCTCGCTGGCCCTGCGCGCGAATGCCCTGATGGGCTTGAAGCGCTTCGACGAGGCGGCCCGCCTGTTCGGCGAAGCCCTGCGCCTGGACGCTGGCAACGCCGAAGCCCGGCTGGGCATGGCGCGCGTGGCCATGGTGCAGGAGCAGCCGGACGCCGCCCTCCAGCGCGTGGAAGAAGCCATTGCGCGCAACCCGAAGGACGCCGATTCCCTGCGCCTGAAGGGCGACCTGCTGCGCGCGCAGGGACAGATGGATGCCGCGCGCGCCAGCTACGAAAGCATCCTGCAGCAGAACCCGAACAATGTGCAGGCCCATATCGACATCGCCAACCTGCTGACGCAGGCGGGAAAATTCGACGAGGCGAAGGAACGCATCGGCCTGGCGCGTTCGATCCAGGGCAGCTCCCTCCTGGTCTACTACGCCCAGGCCCTGCTGGACTTCCGCCAGGGGCGGCTGAAGCAGGCGCAGGAGCAATTGGCCCTGGTGCTGAAAGCCGCGCCCGAACACCTGCCCAGCGTGCTGCTGGCAGGCGCCGTCGATCTGGCCCTCGGCTCGCTCACCACGGCGGAAACCCACCTGCGCAAGTTCATCGAGGGTAATCCCGGCCATCTCTATGCGGGCAAGCTGCTCGCTTCGGCGCTGCTGCGCTCGAACCGCCTGCAGGAGGCCGACCACCAGGTGCAAGCCCTGCTCAAGACGGCTCCGGAGGACGTGGAGCTGCTGGCGGTGGCGGGCGAGATCGCCATGCGCAAGCGCGAGTTCAAGCAGGCGGCCGACTACTTCCAGCAAGCCAGCTCCCTCAAGCCCGAGGCGCAGGACCTGCGCCTGGCGCACGGCATCAGCCGCCTGGGGCTGGGTGAAACGCCGCGGGCGATCGCCGAACTGGAGCATGCGATCGGCGTCAACGGCAGCGCCTCGCGCGCGGGCGTGCTGCTGGTGCTGACCCAGATGCGCAACAAGGAATTCAAGAAGGCGCTCGAATCGGTGGACGCCATGATCGCCCACGGCGACAACCCCTTGCTGCAGAACCTGCGGGGCGGCGTCCTGCTGGCCAGCGGCGACGTCGTGGCCGCCCGCGCAGGCTTTACGCGGGCACTGGAGCTCGATCCGCTGCACCTTCCCGCCCTCGACAACCTGGCGCAGCTCGACATGCTGGAGAAGGAGCCGGAGGCGGCCCGCCAGCGCTACGAAGCGGCCCTGGCGCGCGACAAGGGCAATGTCCAGATCATGACCGCCCTGGCGCGCATTGCCACAGCCGAAGGCAAGGGCCCTGCCGCCGCGCAGTGGCTGGAGCGCGCCACGAAGGCCCAGCCCGAGAACGTGCCTGCCGCCGTCCTGCTCGGCAACTACTACCTGCGCACGGGCGAGAAGCAGAAGGCGCTGGTGCTGGCGCAAAAGCTGCACGCCACCAATCCCGGCAACGCCGAAGCCCTGGCCCTGCTGGCGCAGGCGGAGTCCGACAACGGCAAGACCGAAGCAGCCCTCGAAAGCTACGGCAAGCTGGCTGCCATGCAGCCTGCTTCCGCCCTGCCCGGACTGCGGATGGCGTCCCTGCACCTGATCCAGAGCCGCCAGCCCGAGGCCATCGAAGACCTGCGCAAGGCCCTGCGGGCCGAACCCGGGAACGACGACGCGACCATCCTCCTGAGCAAGGTGCTGATCGACCAGGGCGCGCTGAACGAAGCGGCTGCCCTGGCGCTGGCTGTGCAGAAGCGGCCGGGCGGCGCCGCCCTGGGCGCCAAGCTGGAGGGCGATGTCCTGATGGCGCAGCAGAAGCCGGCCGAAGCTGCCGCCCGCTACAAGCAGGGGCTCTCGCTGGCGCCCAGCGGCCCCATGGCGATCGCCTTGCACCAGGCGCAGCAGGCTTCCGGCAACACGTCCGAAGCGTCCAAGGGCCTGCAGCATTGGCTGGCGGAGCATCCCGCCGACCTGCCGACGCGCACTTACTACGCCAGCGCCCTGCTGACGGCCGGCGCCGTGAAGGAGGCCAGCGAGCAGTACGCCGAGATCGTGAAGCGCGACCCCGGGAACGTCATTGCGCTCAACGACCTGGCCTGGTGCTATGCCCAGCTCAAGGACGAGCGCGCCCTGGACCACGCGCAGCGCGCCCACAAGCTGGCTCCCGCCAACCCCGCCGTGGCCGACACGCTGGCGGCCGTGCTGCTGGAGCGCGGCGACGCCGCCGGCGCCGTCCCCCTGTTGAAGAAGGCCCTCCTGCGGGCGCCGGCCGCGGGCGACATTCGCCTGCGCCTGGCCCAGGCGCTGGCGAAGACGGGCGACCGCAAGGCGGCGCGCGAACAGTGCCAGCAGCTGCTCGCCCTGCCCGGCTACAAGCGGCAGGACGAAGTGCGGGCCCTGATGGCCAGGCTCTAA